From Bicyclus anynana chromosome 7, ilBicAnyn1.1, whole genome shotgun sequence, the proteins below share one genomic window:
- the LOC112045890 gene encoding glutamate receptor ionotropic, delta-2, whose translation MILLPEALLPIEILLQMIIKKSLASSYCITMVSEVLLKVHVPNSLMYIDGNNTESLVELMLNASEAGCSDYIIQIKEPKDFIVAFDKVVHMGNIRRSDRRVIILPPKYISDENVFSHDLLEILSLRETSYITNVLLVVPTKKTLKCESYELITHKFVGIDNNKEPMLLDRWDSCTNSFENNVNLFPHDLSNLQGKTVKVAGFTYKPYVLLDLDTKLMPLGRDGMEMRIVDEFCRWINCTVEMVRDDEHEWGEIYDNSTGVGVIGNVFEDRADLGITALYSWFEEYVVMDFSAPIIRTAITCIAPSPSLLASWEMPLLPFSVYMWAGIIFTFLYASVALTIAKGFSTDEVFLTTFGIMLTQSRPDASFRSWRIRSVIGWMMMTGLVIDNAYGGGLASTFTVPKYEKSIDTIEDIVNRQLEWGATHDAWIFSLMLSQEPLIKQLLSLFRTYPSEELMQKSFRKSMAFSIEKLPAGYFAIGEYITKEASLDYTIMIDKFYYEQCIVMLRKSSPYTDKLNVLIGRLHESGLMLAWETQVALRYLDYKVQLEVKLSRSKRDVENIEALGLRHVMGIFFIYGAGAVISCLVFIMEILIHRKSRKISIN comes from the exons ATGATTTTACTTCCTGAAGCTTTATTACCTATTGAAATATTGTtgcaaatgataataaaaaagtcTCTCGCGTCCTCCTATTGCATAACGATGGTTTCAGAAGTGTTATTGAAAGTTCATGTGCCTAATAGTTTGATGTACATTGATGGAAATAATACTGAAAGCCTTGTTGAGCTTATGCTGAACGCATCGGAGGCAGGTTGTTCCGATTACATCATACAAATAAAAGAAccaaaagattttattgttgcTTTTGATAAGGTTGTGCATATGGGAAACATTAGAAGGAGCGATAGAAGAGTAATTATACTACCACCGAAATACATTAGTGATGAAAACGTGTTCTCCCATGATTTGCTTGAAATTTTGTCTCTACGAGAAACATCTTATATTACAAATGTGCTGCTGGTAGTACCTACGAAAAAAACACTTAAATGTGAATCTTATGAATTAATCACACACAAATTTGTTGGGATCGATAACAATAAGGAACCTATGCTTTTAGACAGATGGGATTCATGCACAAACTCATTCGAAAACAACGTTAATTTATTTCCTCATGATTTGTCTAATTTACAAGGCAAAACAGTTAAAGTGGCTGGGTTTACCTACAAACCGTATGTTCTCCTAGATCTTGACACAAAACTTATGCCGCTTGGTCGTGATGGAATGGAAATGAGAATCGTTGATGAATTTTGCag ATGGATTAACTGTACCGTTGAAATGGTGAGAGATGATGAACACGAATGGGGCGAAATTTATGATAACTCAACAGGTGTCGGTGTTATAGGGAATGTTTTCGAAGACAGAGCCGATCTTGGTATAA CTGCACTTTATTCGTGGTTCGAAGAATATGTTGTTATGGATTTTTCAGCCCCAATAATAAGAACTGCTATAACATGCATAGCACCATCACCGAG tttgttGGCCAGCTGGGAAATGCCATTACTGCCTTTTAGCGTGTATATGTGGGCTGGAATAATATTTACATTCTTGTATGCTTCTGTGGCTCTTACGATAGCTAAAGGATTCTCAACAGATGAAGTTTTCCTCACAACATTTGGAATTATGTTAACTCAg TCGCGGCCTGACGCCAGTTTTAGATCCTGGCGCATTCGTAGTGTTATCggatggatgatgatgactggCTTGGTCATTGATAACGCCTACGGAGGTGGGCTAGCTTCGACCTTCACAGTGCCGAAGTATGAAAAATCTATCGACACGATAGAGGATATCGTCAACAGACAGTTGGAGTGGGGAGCCACTCACGATGCTTGGATATTCTCGTTGATGCTTTCGCAGGAG CCTTTGATCAAGCAATTACTCAGTTTATTTCGCACGTATCCATCAGAGGAGTTAATGCAGAAAAGTTTTCGAAAAAGTATGGCTTTTAGCATCGAGAAATTACCCGCAG GGTACTTTGCAATTGGAGAATATATTACGAAGGAAGCCTCTTTGGACTACACAATAATGatagataaattttattatgaacaATGTATCGTTATGTTGCGCAAAAGTTCACCTTACACTGACAAATTGAATGTACTCATTGGGCGCTTGCATGAATCTGGACTAATGCTTGCATGGGAGACTCAG GTTGCTTTACGTTACTTGGACTACAAAGTACAGTTGGAAGTAAAACTATCACGTTCAAAGAGAGATGTCGAAAATATTGAAGCGTTAGGTTTAAGACATGTAATG GGAATATTCTTCATATATGGAGCAGGTGCCGTAATTTCGTGTCTAGTTTTTATTATGGAAATTTTGATCCACaggaaaagtagaaaaatatctataaattag